One Treponema pectinovorum DNA segment encodes these proteins:
- the rbr gene encoding rubrerythrin — MENIKGTQTEKNLQTAFAGESQARNKYTYFASKARKEGFEQIADIFEETARNEKEHAKIWFKLLNGGEIGTTSENLKAAAEGENYEWTDMYDGFAKTAKEEGFPRIAKLFEMVAAIEKHHEERYRKLLDNVNKELVFSKEGDAIWQCANCGHIVVGKKAPEVCPVCQHPKGFFQVEATNY; from the coding sequence ATGGAAAACATTAAAGGTACACAAACAGAAAAGAACCTTCAGACAGCGTTTGCTGGAGAATCGCAGGCAAGAAACAAGTACACTTATTTTGCAAGCAAGGCTCGAAAAGAAGGTTTTGAACAGATTGCAGATATTTTTGAAGAAACTGCTCGTAACGAAAAAGAGCATGCAAAAATCTGGTTTAAACTTTTAAACGGTGGCGAAATTGGAACTACAAGCGAAAATTTAAAAGCTGCTGCAGAAGGCGAAAACTACGAATGGACAGATATGTACGACGGTTTTGCAAAAACTGCAAAAGAAGAAGGTTTTCCAAGAATTGCAAAACTTTTTGAAATGGTTGCCGCAATCGAAAAACACCACGAAGAACGCTATCGCAAATTGCTCGATAACGTAAACAAAGAACTCGTGTTCAGCAAGGAAGGCGATGCAATTTGGCAATGTGCTAATTGTGGACACATTGTTGTTGGCAAAAAGGCTCCAGAAGTTTGCCCTGTATGCCAGCATCCTAAGGGTTTCTTCCAAGTGGAAGCAACAAACTACTAA
- a CDS encoding pectate lyase family protein yields MRKILNFAFLQILFFSVVLFSCANETDSSSAKPTVTAITLTAETLSSATGTAKITATVTGNETATVTWAIKSGSTYATLSSPTSNASAGKATVNITGKNTTTTAQTVTVVASVGDVSSNALSINVPAASSTPPVTQVTSVTINGDDSVNKGSSVTLTATPNKTPLSSVYTWTITEGSSFVTFSPSTTSTLVLTGKAAGTVKVKASVDGVSSAEFTLTVKDVTPTPQEVIKASDTPTGYASVGWNTTAGSGGKVVTVTTRADLVNYAWQGGYLIYVNGIIDMTEGMLPNVGGGSNASLDAFVKTTTTSLNSGDSTKYPVVYQNYADYKAAYVASCSLTTDDSKRASPQSAVGHTMWGLNTAYGNTIKLNIASNTTIIGLGSNSGIKGGTISIAGVSDVAIRNLDISDAYDPFPHHEKNDGYNAQWDGITIQGSTSNIWIDHCTFRDTLELSHVMTGGTSDEKYQTYDGTCDIKGSGENITVSYCKFYNHDKTMLIGSSDSESSNSVRKITLHHNYFLNCGQRLPMVRNTTIHIYNNYYDMDSAKYYASQYAVGVRKNSIIYAENNYFGSGIKYSFKDSYGQLYSSGNIDNASSGHTSTVTGSNLFSSAINAYSYTAQTAQQAKDYVEVKSGSGKCTVEQ; encoded by the coding sequence ATGAGAAAAATTTTGAATTTTGCTTTTTTGCAAATTCTGTTCTTTTCGGTTGTGCTTTTTTCGTGTGCAAACGAAACAGATTCGTCTTCGGCTAAGCCAACTGTTACAGCGATAACGCTTACTGCCGAAACTCTTTCTTCTGCAACAGGAACCGCAAAAATTACTGCAACTGTTACAGGCAACGAAACAGCAACAGTAACTTGGGCAATAAAATCTGGTTCAACCTATGCAACTTTAAGTTCACCTACCAGCAATGCAAGTGCAGGTAAGGCAACTGTAAATATAACTGGCAAAAACACTACAACAACAGCTCAAACCGTTACTGTTGTAGCAAGCGTTGGAGACGTTTCTTCAAATGCGCTTAGCATAAATGTTCCTGCTGCTTCATCTACCCCACCAGTTACACAGGTTACTTCGGTTACAATTAATGGTGATGATTCTGTTAACAAAGGTAGCAGCGTAACCCTTACTGCAACTCCAAATAAAACTCCACTGAGCAGTGTTTACACTTGGACTATAACAGAAGGCTCTTCTTTTGTAACTTTCAGCCCATCTACAACTTCAACTTTAGTTCTTACAGGAAAGGCTGCTGGAACGGTTAAAGTAAAGGCAAGTGTTGACGGCGTTTCTAGTGCGGAATTTACATTAACTGTAAAGGACGTAACCCCCACACCACAAGAAGTAATAAAGGCAAGCGATACGCCAACTGGCTATGCGTCTGTAGGTTGGAATACAACCGCGGGCTCTGGCGGAAAAGTAGTAACCGTTACAACAAGGGCAGACCTCGTAAACTACGCATGGCAAGGCGGCTACCTTATCTATGTAAACGGAATTATCGATATGACAGAAGGCATGCTTCCAAATGTTGGAGGCGGCTCAAATGCAAGTTTGGATGCTTTTGTAAAAACAACAACTACATCTCTTAACTCGGGAGATTCTACAAAATACCCTGTTGTATACCAAAATTATGCAGACTACAAAGCCGCTTATGTTGCTTCATGCTCCTTAACTACAGATGATTCAAAGCGTGCATCTCCGCAATCTGCTGTAGGACACACTATGTGGGGTTTGAATACTGCTTACGGTAATACCATAAAACTAAACATCGCTTCTAACACAACTATTATTGGTCTTGGTTCTAACAGTGGAATTAAAGGTGGAACTATAAGCATTGCAGGCGTTAGCGATGTTGCTATACGAAACCTCGATATAAGCGATGCTTACGACCCGTTCCCTCACCACGAAAAAAATGACGGATACAATGCACAGTGGGACGGCATTACAATACAAGGTAGTACATCTAACATCTGGATTGACCATTGCACCTTTCGCGATACTCTTGAGCTTTCTCATGTGATGACTGGTGGCACAAGCGACGAAAAATACCAGACTTATGACGGAACCTGCGATATAAAAGGCAGTGGAGAAAACATTACAGTTTCTTATTGCAAATTCTACAACCACGACAAGACAATGTTGATTGGCTCTAGCGATTCGGAAAGTAGCAACTCTGTAAGAAAAATAACCTTGCACCATAACTACTTTTTAAATTGCGGACAGCGCTTACCAATGGTACGCAACACTACAATCCACATCTATAACAATTATTACGATATGGATTCTGCAAAGTATTATGCAAGCCAGTATGCTGTTGGTGTTAGAAAAAATAGCATAATCTATGCGGAAAATAACTATTTTGGCAGCGGAATAAAATACAGTTTTAAAGACAGCTACGGTCAGTTGTATTCAAGTGGAAATATTGACAACGCTTCTAGCGGACATACTTCTACTGTTACAGGAAGTAACTTGTTCTCTAGTGCTATTAATGCTTATTCTTACACTGCACAAACTGCACAACAAGCAAAAGATTATGTAGAAGTTAAATCTGGCTCTGGTAAATGCACTGTTGAGCAGTAA
- a CDS encoding Gfo/Idh/MocA family oxidoreductase, with the protein MQKYSFIIVGSGWRSLFYVRIAKALPQFFELKALLCRTNEKAQKLAYEYNIKTSTSIEECKNLKPDFVVVAVNKADGAKVAQQWANFGFTVLMETPAAQDEQTLQELWIKHKKGKKILVAEQYIFYPHWQAILNLLKSNTKNECILGVINYVYLSFAHEYHGASLIKAILNTQSKDFSVSGKIYSFPTAQTFTRYEKFTDGKICDKKRTLALFEFSGNKVALYDFDSEQYRSPIRKNLFKIQGSRGEITNDTVNYLDEKNISHCENLVELNDEIKFKDETLYKSQFSGYCKTPLTQDEIAIATQMLSAAEYSVLNKAPLYPLEFALQDSYMAILLLKACSSCQTEKSQKMPWLQ; encoded by the coding sequence ATGCAAAAATATTCTTTTATAATAGTGGGTTCAGGGTGGCGTTCGCTTTTTTATGTGCGCATTGCAAAGGCTCTGCCCCAATTTTTTGAATTAAAGGCTCTACTCTGCCGAACAAACGAAAAAGCTCAAAAACTCGCATATGAATACAACATAAAAACTTCGACCTCTATAGAAGAATGTAAAAACTTAAAACCCGATTTTGTAGTAGTCGCTGTCAACAAAGCAGACGGAGCAAAAGTTGCGCAACAGTGGGCAAATTTCGGTTTTACAGTCCTAATGGAAACTCCTGCCGCACAAGATGAACAAACTCTCCAGGAACTTTGGATTAAACATAAAAAAGGAAAAAAAATTTTAGTCGCAGAGCAATACATCTTTTATCCACACTGGCAGGCTATCCTAAATCTTTTAAAATCCAACACAAAAAACGAATGTATACTAGGCGTAATAAACTATGTATATCTTTCTTTCGCACACGAATACCATGGTGCAAGTTTAATAAAGGCAATTCTAAACACCCAATCAAAAGATTTTTCGGTATCAGGAAAAATATATTCTTTTCCAACAGCACAAACATTCACCCGTTACGAAAAATTTACAGACGGCAAAATTTGCGACAAAAAAAGGACGCTCGCCCTTTTTGAATTTTCTGGCAACAAAGTCGCTCTGTACGATTTTGATTCTGAACAGTACCGCTCGCCAATAAGAAAAAATCTTTTTAAAATTCAAGGTAGCCGTGGCGAAATAACAAACGACACCGTAAATTATCTGGACGAAAAAAACATCTCTCACTGCGAAAACCTTGTCGAATTAAACGATGAAATAAAATTTAAAGACGAAACTTTATACAAATCGCAATTTTCAGGCTATTGCAAAACTCCACTAACGCAAGACGAAATTGCAATAGCAACACAGATGTTAAGTGCAGCCGAATATTCTGTTTTAAACAAAGCACCTTTATATCCGCTTGAATTTGCACTCCAAGATTCGTATATGGCGATTCTGCTTTTAAAAGCCTGCTCCAGTTGTCAGACAGAAAAAAGCCAAAAAATGCCGTGGCTACAATAA
- a CDS encoding phosphatase PAP2 family protein, whose translation MTLTKKLILFLLAPLFFFSSAFCQSDFKLSFSKDAFLLGTGIALSGGDLILDNLLKINRQEYDPSKVYNRDDVNAFDRLFMREYSHSLDKYVSNAFLFSTVATPLVLFPKTEKEEWKTITFMYAETLLIANGLKELTKLAVNRARPFMYFEPSTYPKDDIEDGDWANSFLSGHTTMAFAGATFTSYVFYKYFPESQYKYAVVASSYALASATGLFRILAGKHFITDVLAGAVLGSAVGYLVPWLHSSEFNDDKVGFGVLPSGFVLKFSL comes from the coding sequence ATGACTTTGACAAAAAAGTTGATTTTGTTTTTGCTTGCTCCGCTGTTTTTTTTTAGTTCAGCTTTTTGTCAAAGCGATTTTAAACTTTCTTTTTCTAAAGATGCATTTTTGCTGGGAACTGGAATTGCTCTTTCTGGCGGCGATTTGATTTTGGATAATCTTTTAAAAATAAATCGTCAGGAATATGACCCTTCTAAAGTCTACAATCGCGACGACGTTAACGCTTTTGACAGGCTTTTTATGAGGGAATATTCGCATTCTTTAGACAAGTATGTGAGCAACGCCTTTTTATTTTCTACAGTTGCAACTCCTCTTGTTCTTTTTCCTAAAACCGAAAAAGAAGAATGGAAGACGATAACTTTTATGTATGCAGAAACACTTTTAATTGCAAATGGTCTTAAAGAACTTACAAAACTTGCAGTAAACAGAGCAAGACCTTTTATGTATTTTGAACCTTCAACCTATCCAAAGGATGATATAGAAGACGGCGACTGGGCAAATTCTTTTTTGTCTGGGCATACCACTATGGCCTTTGCAGGAGCAACTTTTACAAGTTACGTTTTTTATAAATATTTTCCAGAAAGCCAATATAAATATGCTGTTGTTGCTTCGTCTTATGCATTGGCGAGTGCAACAGGTCTTTTCAGAATACTTGCAGGAAAGCATTTTATTACAGATGTTTTGGCAGGAGCGGTTTTAGGTTCTGCGGTTGGGTATCTTGTCCCATGGCTACATTCTTCCGAATTTAATGATGACAAAGTGGGGTTTGGAGTTTTGCCATCTGGCTTTGTCCTTAAATTTTCTTTGTGA
- a CDS encoding glycoside hydrolase family 28 protein produces the protein MKELNFKNFGGKNDGSFDNTALFKAAFDEIAKDGGGKLLVESGKWVTGPIDIPSNTTLELAEGAELSFLTDPNLYPPAFTRWEGVECYAMHALVRSSDTKNVKITGKGTLNGNGKSWWDLAHAKRNTQNSPVESYELALAKLNPGYENQPGGGGGRQSQFLRPCLVEFINCENVTVEGIKIIDSPFWTVHPLYVKNLTLNKLHIENPYEAPNTDGIDVDSCTDVKITDCFVSVGDDGICIKSGSGPDGIRINRPTVGVEIKGCTVRNAHGGIVIGSETAAGMSGIHASDCDLSGTDRGIRIKSRRGRGGDINDIELRNLVMNDTLCPIAMNMYYKCGITDVNAPEFSLEKQEITSETPRIHNVKIVGCKGTGCKASAGFIVGLPERPIENLEIRDCHFVTDETSDCSPMDSDMFYGLPSVDVKSFRVRNAPGAVFENVTIEGPKETFIYF, from the coding sequence ATGAAAGAATTGAATTTTAAAAATTTCGGCGGAAAAAATGACGGCTCTTTTGACAACACTGCTTTGTTTAAGGCTGCTTTTGACGAAATTGCAAAAGATGGCGGCGGAAAATTGCTTGTTGAAAGCGGCAAATGGGTTACAGGTCCAATAGATATTCCGTCTAATACAACTCTTGAGCTTGCGGAAGGTGCTGAACTCAGTTTTTTGACTGACCCTAATCTTTATCCTCCTGCATTTACTCGTTGGGAAGGTGTTGAATGTTACGCAATGCACGCTCTTGTTCGCTCCAGCGATACCAAAAATGTAAAAATAACTGGAAAAGGAACTCTTAACGGTAACGGAAAATCCTGGTGGGATTTGGCTCATGCTAAGCGCAATACTCAAAATTCGCCTGTTGAAAGTTATGAACTTGCACTTGCAAAATTGAATCCCGGATACGAAAATCAGCCCGGTGGCGGTGGCGGAAGACAAAGTCAATTTTTGCGTCCTTGTCTCGTTGAATTTATAAACTGCGAAAACGTAACCGTTGAAGGCATCAAAATCATCGATTCGCCTTTCTGGACTGTTCATCCGCTTTATGTAAAAAATCTTACTCTGAATAAACTTCATATTGAAAATCCTTATGAAGCGCCTAACACGGACGGCATTGATGTTGATTCGTGCACAGATGTAAAGATTACGGATTGCTTTGTTTCTGTTGGCGATGACGGAATCTGTATAAAATCTGGTTCCGGTCCTGACGGAATTCGCATAAATCGTCCTACAGTTGGCGTTGAAATTAAAGGCTGCACTGTTCGAAATGCGCACGGAGGAATCGTAATTGGTTCAGAAACTGCTGCTGGTATGAGTGGAATTCACGCAAGCGATTGCGATCTTTCTGGAACTGACCGCGGAATTAGAATCAAAAGTAGAAGAGGTCGTGGTGGCGACATTAACGATATTGAATTACGAAACCTTGTTATGAACGACACTCTCTGTCCTATTGCAATGAATATGTACTACAAGTGCGGAATTACCGATGTTAATGCTCCTGAGTTTTCTTTGGAAAAGCAGGAAATAACTAGCGAAACTCCGCGAATTCACAATGTAAAAATTGTCGGCTGCAAAGGCACTGGTTGCAAAGCGAGCGCTGGTTTTATAGTCGGCTTACCTGAACGCCCTATCGAAAATCTTGAAATTCGCGATTGCCACTTTGTAACTGACGAAACTTCTGATTGCTCTCCAATGGATAGCGATATGTTCTACGGACTTCCTAGTGTGGATGTTAAGAGTTTTAGAGTTAGAAACGCACCCGGTGCTGTATTTGAAAACGTAACAATTGAAGGACCAAAAGAAACTTTCATTTACTTTTAA
- a CDS encoding LysM peptidoglycan-binding domain-containing protein, whose product MNKIGIKLADGTFYPILEEGTAKTYQLDLTTVKDGQTKVQIDLYRSKTDTMEDAEYLDTLEVTNLVPHLNGEADLHLSIGLNEDNELDAKIVDEETGKQSETTVTLVSRTLAERAEPTNFELVENESLEGTENNDALDKSEIAETVEAVPFSFDSEIENSKIESNTESSNGEAVIGESEEKLNSGEGTVKSKTIETAEKESEKSDIKNDIDFTIEDADFNIDDTNHDENTEEEQIADETVTISDDDFFGSDTFDKDLSENEFSDLGSETFKTTDETISEKNDAEKIEKDLSEEFSIPDIDDEMFDNDSFTTDTAQTSKTAEDENQNDDTPQTSDDETLKNLHGEPVEEEFSLPDFDTTALEDSSNSSTLTTEASGLAGYFDDPDFKEDPVFTQTNLDTSSDSGIDFDTSALDSTVESEPENEKTNSSMDFSDLYDKETLNGQLSYQEDKEESKTRVPMIICIICAIICVIATVLILFIVPSKYNLIKSRNTKETKTEQTMNIAPAQENPIVTQEPPKEIPPVTQETPAPKAVEDTIVVAKESEKVVPIPEPAPKVEKKKDIKYRIRWGDTLWDIADAYYKNPWRYPKIAKYNKIKNPNLIISGTDILIPVE is encoded by the coding sequence ATGAATAAGATTGGAATTAAACTGGCAGATGGAACTTTTTACCCAATTCTTGAAGAAGGAACTGCAAAAACTTATCAACTTGATTTGACTACGGTAAAAGATGGGCAGACTAAAGTCCAGATTGACCTGTATCGCTCAAAGACAGACACGATGGAAGATGCAGAATATCTTGATACCCTTGAAGTTACAAATCTTGTTCCGCATTTAAACGGCGAGGCAGATTTGCATCTTTCCATTGGGCTTAACGAAGATAACGAACTTGACGCAAAAATTGTTGATGAAGAAACAGGCAAGCAGAGCGAAACGACTGTAACTTTGGTCAGCAGAACTCTGGCAGAACGCGCTGAGCCTACAAATTTTGAGCTTGTGGAAAACGAAAGCCTTGAAGGAACTGAAAACAACGACGCTTTAGATAAGAGCGAAATTGCAGAAACGGTAGAAGCTGTTCCGTTTAGTTTTGACAGCGAAATAGAAAACAGCAAAATTGAAAGCAATACGGAAAGTTCGAACGGCGAAGCGGTAATCGGCGAAAGCGAAGAAAAACTGAATAGCGGCGAAGGAACTGTAAAAAGCAAAACAATCGAAACCGCAGAAAAAGAAAGTGAAAAATCTGATATCAAAAACGACATCGATTTTACGATTGAAGATGCAGATTTCAATATTGATGATACAAATCATGATGAAAATACCGAAGAAGAGCAAATCGCCGATGAAACTGTAACAATTTCTGACGACGATTTTTTTGGAAGCGACACTTTTGATAAGGATTTGAGTGAAAATGAGTTTTCGGATTTGGGTAGCGAAACTTTTAAGACAACCGACGAAACTATCAGCGAAAAAAATGATGCTGAAAAAATAGAAAAAGACCTTTCCGAAGAATTTTCAATTCCAGATATTGACGACGAGATGTTTGACAACGACAGCTTTACGACTGATACTGCTCAAACTTCTAAAACTGCGGAAGACGAAAATCAAAACGATGACACCCCTCAAACTTCCGACGATGAAACTCTAAAAAATCTGCACGGAGAGCCTGTAGAAGAAGAGTTTTCTCTCCCGGATTTTGATACAACCGCTTTGGAAGATTCTTCAAATTCATCGACTTTAACAACAGAAGCGAGTGGACTTGCAGGTTATTTTGACGACCCTGACTTTAAGGAAGACCCTGTATTCACACAAACCAATTTAGACACTTCCAGCGATAGTGGCATAGATTTTGACACTTCTGCGTTGGATTCAACTGTAGAATCTGAGCCAGAAAATGAAAAGACAAATTCCAGCATGGATTTTTCTGATCTGTACGATAAAGAAACGCTAAATGGTCAGCTTTCATATCAGGAAGATAAAGAAGAATCTAAAACTCGCGTGCCAATGATTATCTGCATAATCTGTGCAATAATTTGCGTAATTGCAACCGTTTTGATTTTGTTCATCGTTCCTTCAAAATACAACCTTATAAAAAGTCGCAACACAAAAGAGACAAAAACAGAACAAACTATGAATATCGCTCCTGCTCAAGAAAATCCGATAGTAACGCAAGAGCCTCCAAAGGAAATTCCGCCTGTAACACAAGAAACTCCTGCTCCAAAAGCTGTTGAAGATACGATTGTTGTAGCAAAAGAAAGCGAAAAAGTTGTTCCTATTCCAGAGCCTGCTCCAAAAGTTGAAAAGAAAAAAGATATAAAATACAGAATTCGCTGGGGCGACACACTTTGGGATATTGCAGACGCATACTATAAAAATCCGTGGAGATACCCAAAGATTGCAAAATACAATAAGATAAAAAATCCGAATCTTATAATTTCTGGAACCGATATTTTGATTCCTGTTGAGTAA
- a CDS encoding Fur family transcriptional regulator: MVRNTKQRDAVLEVMKDNYSHPTAHEIYELVRQKHKNISRGTVYRNLNLLAALKLIQKIVVPHGADHYDGRLDEHFHFQCLSCGKMYDVPKDVHLEITEVTEEMEKQGFFVQDHNLLFTGFCHCCEEAQKNK, encoded by the coding sequence ATGGTACGCAATACAAAACAAAGGGATGCAGTTTTAGAAGTGATGAAAGACAATTATTCTCATCCAACAGCACACGAAATTTACGAACTTGTGCGACAAAAGCATAAGAACATAAGCCGCGGAACTGTGTATAGAAATTTAAATTTGCTTGCAGCGCTAAAACTCATTCAAAAAATTGTTGTTCCCCACGGAGCAGATCACTATGATGGTCGTTTAGATGAACATTTTCATTTTCAATGCCTAAGTTGTGGCAAAATGTACGATGTTCCAAAAGATGTACACTTAGAAATAACAGAGGTAACTGAAGAAATGGAGAAACAGGGTTTTTTTGTGCAAGACCATAACTTGTTATTTACAGGTTTTTGTCATTGTTGCGAAGAAGCTCAAAAAAATAAATAA
- a CDS encoding alpha/beta hydrolase, whose product MEKIHFFKSALFVLCCLILIVFVYNICIYFFVFRANFSRKDDAFDEKMEIAFFGGKKNYQEHLKSVEFLESLNLPLLEIKSKDNLTLRALLWEAQENCRGTVILMHGFHSGPTSEFAVIAQMFHKMDFNVLLPYQRAHGISEGKWITFGIKERFDCLQWIEKVNSIYGKSLPVFLGGISMGSSTVTMACGFDLPENVRGCIADCGFTSPYEIVYWTMTKKRKIPRTIARLLVFSANVQAKIFADFDFNEYSTYAALKKTDIPFLFITGTDDHTVPHEMSLSNFLILKQKNPEIARLALFEGAHHAVSYLSDERRYESEILNFVNKYDWQ is encoded by the coding sequence ATGGAAAAAATTCATTTTTTTAAGAGTGCGTTGTTTGTCCTTTGCTGTTTGATTCTGATTGTTTTTGTGTACAACATTTGCATTTATTTTTTTGTTTTTAGAGCAAATTTTTCGCGCAAAGACGACGCTTTTGATGAAAAGATGGAAATTGCATTTTTTGGCGGAAAGAAAAACTATCAGGAGCATTTAAAAAGTGTTGAGTTTCTTGAAAGTTTAAATCTTCCTTTGCTCGAAATAAAATCCAAAGACAATTTGACTCTTAGGGCTTTGCTTTGGGAAGCTCAGGAGAATTGTCGTGGCACTGTTATTTTGATGCACGGCTTTCATTCCGGGCCGACCAGCGAATTTGCTGTTATTGCGCAGATGTTTCATAAGATGGATTTTAACGTTTTGCTGCCTTACCAAAGAGCACATGGAATTAGCGAAGGCAAATGGATAACTTTTGGAATTAAAGAAAGGTTTGACTGCCTGCAATGGATTGAAAAGGTGAACAGCATTTATGGAAAATCGTTGCCAGTTTTTCTGGGAGGAATAAGCATGGGAAGTTCTACTGTAACTATGGCTTGCGGTTTTGATTTGCCAGAAAATGTTCGCGGTTGCATTGCGGATTGCGGTTTTACTTCGCCATACGAAATTGTTTATTGGACTATGACAAAAAAACGAAAAATTCCACGCACTATTGCACGGCTTCTTGTCTTTAGTGCGAATGTTCAGGCAAAGATTTTTGCGGATTTTGATTTTAATGAATATTCAACTTATGCGGCGTTAAAAAAGACGGACATTCCTTTTTTGTTTATAACAGGAACTGACGACCACACTGTTCCGCACGAAATGTCGCTTTCTAATTTTTTAATTTTAAAACAAAAAAATCCTGAAATTGCACGCCTTGCACTTTTTGAAGGTGCACACCATGCAGTTTCGTATTTAAGCGATGAAAGACGCTACGAAAGTGAAATTCTAAATTTTGTGAATAAATACGACTGGCAATAA
- a CDS encoding pectinesterase family protein — MVELKISPSNAGVITHTFKKISEMVASGSIDCDTPVHLVLAPGIYPGVIAYNLSNPLIMEGASGSLPQDVVISAENCEAFHKDTENRAVFVIGMAATEVTLRGFTIENTHIKTCDDVALGNQAEALCFHNQSGSLLCQNMRFISRQDTIHVKGFSRFENCYVTGDVDYIWGYCDTSVWVNCNLHTRQDNRGDERPAFVLQSRALNSKPGFVFVDCNFTADKRSEVGKIWIARTEGTGKPDSVDRWDSIALIDCTIDENYEAELWTDEEGSRAVFPEKGCMDFGWREWGTLRIDSKGNKMLDDTSLRNTHVYIMTKNEAEELKAKVLV, encoded by the coding sequence ATGGTTGAATTAAAAATAAGTCCTTCTAACGCTGGTGTTATAACGCACACTTTTAAAAAGATAAGCGAAATGGTGGCGTCGGGTTCTATAGACTGCGACACTCCGGTTCACCTTGTTCTTGCGCCTGGAATTTATCCTGGTGTTATTGCATATAATCTTTCCAATCCGTTGATTATGGAAGGAGCGTCTGGCTCTTTGCCACAGGATGTTGTTATAAGTGCAGAAAATTGCGAAGCGTTTCATAAAGATACGGAAAATCGTGCGGTTTTTGTGATTGGAATGGCTGCAACAGAAGTTACATTGCGGGGCTTTACGATTGAAAATACTCATATAAAAACCTGCGATGATGTTGCGCTTGGAAATCAGGCAGAAGCGTTGTGCTTTCATAATCAAAGCGGAAGTCTTCTTTGCCAGAATATGCGTTTTATAAGCAGGCAGGACACGATTCACGTAAAAGGTTTTAGCCGTTTTGAAAATTGCTATGTTACAGGTGATGTGGATTATATTTGGGGCTATTGCGACACTTCTGTTTGGGTTAATTGCAACTTGCATACAAGGCAGGATAACAGAGGTGATGAGCGACCGGCGTTTGTTTTGCAGAGCAGGGCGTTAAATTCAAAACCGGGATTTGTCTTTGTTGACTGCAATTTTACAGCGGATAAGAGGAGTGAAGTCGGTAAAATCTGGATTGCTCGAACAGAAGGAACTGGAAAGCCTGATAGCGTTGACCGTTGGGATAGCATTGCGTTAATAGATTGCACAATCGACGAAAATTATGAAGCAGAACTTTGGACAGACGAAGAGGGTTCTAGGGCGGTTTTTCCAGAAAAGGGCTGTATGGATTTTGGCTGGCGAGAATGGGGAACTTTAAGAATCGATTCCAAAGGCAACAAAATGCTTGATGACACTAGTCTTAGAAATACGCATGTCTACATAATGACAAAAAACGAGGCGGAAGAATTAAAAGCGAAAGTTTTGGTATAA